From the genome of Desulfovibrio psychrotolerans, one region includes:
- a CDS encoding methyl-accepting chemotaxis protein, translating into MFRSISIGKRVIALLLLMILFMAGIVLAFINLTGRVASTGITETQNVMIEDHKSRLKLATETIVTAMGILIRDVPTEAEKIALIRRAINDYRFEADKSGYYFVYRNTTVQILPPNAALEGKDLTDMKDANGVYVIRDLNKAAQAGGGFVTYLWDKPGAGSVLKLSYAMMIPGTEFWMGTGVYIDNVDAEKARIKQHLDELVNSDLAWTLGIIIAVLGLIILPFCIMLVLSIVRPLRAATEAADAVARGNLDVKLDTAGKDEISKLQLSLNAMTVTLKANLQDMAAKGEEANRQAQAAQLAARRAEDAMAQAENATREGMLTAASRLEGVVANINAATGDLANRSDDIRQGTDTQMARINETATAMEEMNATVLEVARNAGQAAEQTERSRQKALEGSSVVSDTVKAMNSLQDLTGTLKDNMHRLGEQSVAIGNVMNVINDIADQTNLLALNAAIEAARAGEAGRGFAVVADEVRKLAEKTMTATKEVGQNIKSIQDLAQINVQGMDSAVTAINGATQLSNKSGEVLHEIVSMAQDAAGQVQSIATAAEEQSAASEQITNSVDEINAIAQDNAQRVTESDNDIRELARQATELSKLIAQLQDDAK; encoded by the coding sequence ATGTTCAGAAGCATTTCCATAGGCAAACGGGTTATTGCCCTGCTGCTGCTCATGATCCTGTTCATGGCGGGAATAGTGCTTGCATTCATCAACCTCACGGGGCGCGTGGCCAGCACCGGCATAACGGAAACCCAGAATGTGATGATAGAAGACCACAAAAGCCGCCTCAAGCTGGCAACGGAAACCATCGTCACCGCCATGGGCATTCTCATCCGCGATGTGCCCACAGAGGCGGAAAAGATAGCCCTTATCCGCCGCGCCATTAACGATTACCGGTTCGAGGCGGACAAATCCGGCTACTACTTCGTCTACCGCAACACCACGGTGCAGATACTGCCTCCTAACGCTGCGCTGGAAGGCAAAGACCTTACGGACATGAAGGATGCCAACGGCGTCTACGTCATCCGCGACCTGAACAAGGCCGCGCAGGCGGGCGGAGGCTTTGTCACCTACCTGTGGGACAAGCCCGGTGCCGGTTCCGTGCTCAAACTCAGCTATGCCATGATGATCCCCGGCACGGAGTTCTGGATGGGCACAGGCGTCTACATAGACAACGTGGACGCGGAAAAAGCCCGCATAAAGCAGCATCTTGACGAACTGGTCAATTCCGACCTCGCATGGACGCTGGGCATCATCATCGCTGTGCTCGGCCTGATCATCCTGCCCTTCTGCATCATGCTGGTGCTCTCCATCGTGCGCCCCCTGCGGGCGGCAACGGAAGCGGCAGACGCCGTGGCTCGCGGCAATCTGGACGTCAAGCTGGACACGGCGGGCAAGGACGAAATCTCCAAGCTGCAACTGTCGCTTAACGCCATGACCGTGACCCTTAAGGCAAACCTGCAGGACATGGCTGCCAAGGGCGAAGAAGCCAACCGGCAGGCACAGGCTGCGCAGCTTGCCGCGCGCAGGGCAGAAGACGCCATGGCACAGGCGGAAAACGCCACCCGGGAAGGCATGCTCACCGCCGCAAGCAGGCTGGAGGGCGTGGTGGCAAACATCAACGCCGCCACCGGCGACCTTGCCAACCGCAGTGACGATATCCGGCAGGGAACCGATACCCAGATGGCACGTATAAACGAAACCGCCACCGCCATGGAAGAAATGAACGCCACAGTGTTGGAAGTAGCCCGTAACGCAGGGCAGGCAGCCGAGCAGACCGAGCGGTCGCGCCAGAAGGCACTGGAAGGTTCAAGCGTTGTGTCAGATACGGTCAAGGCCATGAACTCGCTGCAGGATCTCACCGGAACCCTTAAGGACAATATGCACAGGCTGGGCGAGCAGTCGGTGGCCATCGGCAACGTCATGAACGTCATCAACGACATTGCGGACCAGACCAACCTGCTGGCTCTGAACGCGGCCATAGAAGCCGCCCGCGCAGGCGAAGCAGGACGCGGATTCGCCGTGGTGGCGGACGAGGTGCGCAAGCTGGCGGAAAAGACCATGACCGCCACCAAGGAAGTGGGCCAGAACATCAAGTCCATTCAGGATCTGGCCCAGATAAACGTGCAGGGCATGGACAGCGCCGTCACCGCCATAAACGGTGCCACGCAGCTCTCCAACAAATCAGGCGAGGTGCTGCACGAAATAGTCTCCATGGCGCAGGACGCGGCCGGGCAGGTGCAGTCCATTGCCACGGCGGCGGAAGAACAGTCCGCCGCTTCGGAGCAGATTACCAACAGCGTGGACGAGATTAACGCCATAGCGCAGGACAACGCCCAGCGCGTAACGGAGTCGGATAACGACATCCGCGAACTGGCACGGCAGGCCACGGAACTGAGCAAGCTCATCGCACAGCTGCAGGACGACGCCAAGTAA
- a CDS encoding hybrid sensor histidine kinase/response regulator produces MQMFAPPSFTPGNRIRSILLLILCCGMGLLGNYAKLELFFNVDFLFGSIATLFALYYLGLVPGVLCAAIAGSWTYVLWNHPYAIIILVAEAAFIGLLWGRERRNLVLLTVLYWLVLGMPLVWIFYREVMGMAGPSVVSIMLKQGINGISNAVMAFLLILCVNVWKAYFAGQNSSAQPADSPGSSDHPGHTGKSDKAPHIPVTHSYRELLFVTLVSFVLFPGLMAARLNIHEEVQDTERSVREGLLSTARLNSEQFDLWLHQHIEVIAALADTIRDVPLNSPQVRNEVRAALRYNGELLRVGVGNTQGRGILNFSREGELSLPPGGVDYSDRPYFQEINRTLLPVVSWVPAARTGSPDPIIVLAAPVLRQNDFGGFINAVVPVHSLTGTLLSLFRHSGMGATILDNHGIVVTSTNPDRESGHAFTAFSEHGVVREQGIQGEQAGIRIWMKDVSPNISVMNRWKNSVYFTEMPLGHGGWTIIVETTTATHMIALLKLLQSRLLLLMSVVLASVALSWVLAAMLVKPLRQISALTTNLPQKISHGEEPIWPDRTWIAEPAHLVKNFRHMSDSLRARFQDIKESTIRLAAAKDMVEEASRAKSEFLANMSHEIRTPMNGIMGMLQILQSEHPRPDQERSISVAISSSKRLLRLLSDILDLSRVEAGKLEIRHEQFCIRDVLETVATLLEPAGAEKALHFSVDLDPAIPRALMGDSVRVQQILFNLTGNAIKFTEQGHITLSAHLLPSPRPETARVLFSVEDTGRGIPDSLLDKVLEPFSQADGNYTRIHDGAGLGLAIVRRLVRLMNGSMAVESEDGRGTTVHVCITFGMPEQTCTENSGKEDSGPEASGTVDSGKETPLPCSGPFKILLAEDEEVNEMVARRHLERLGHTVTSVSNGQLALEALLRDEFDLVLMDIQMPVMDGVQATRALRTLPEYSRLAQLPVVVMTAHAMSGARETFLETGADGYIAKPFEPDELIRTIDKTMSQAAARPHAEQGAQADDTADTQADVN; encoded by the coding sequence ATGCAGATGTTCGCCCCCCCCTCCTTCACACCGGGAAATCGTATCCGGTCAATCCTGCTTCTCATCCTGTGCTGCGGCATGGGGCTTCTGGGCAACTATGCAAAACTGGAACTCTTCTTCAATGTCGATTTCCTGTTCGGCAGCATCGCCACGCTCTTCGCCCTCTACTATCTCGGGCTTGTGCCCGGGGTGTTGTGCGCCGCCATTGCAGGCAGCTGGACCTATGTACTGTGGAACCACCCCTACGCCATCATCATTCTGGTGGCAGAGGCGGCCTTCATAGGGCTGCTGTGGGGGCGTGAACGGAGAAATCTGGTTCTGCTCACCGTGCTCTACTGGCTGGTTCTGGGCATGCCGCTGGTATGGATATTCTACCGCGAAGTCATGGGCATGGCTGGCCCGTCCGTTGTCTCCATCATGCTCAAGCAGGGTATAAACGGCATTTCCAACGCGGTCATGGCGTTCCTGCTCATCCTGTGCGTAAACGTGTGGAAGGCGTATTTTGCAGGGCAGAACAGCAGCGCGCAGCCGGCAGATTCTCCCGGCAGTTCCGATCACCCCGGTCATACGGGTAAATCGGACAAAGCGCCTCACATACCCGTTACCCACTCTTACCGGGAACTGCTCTTTGTCACGCTGGTCAGCTTTGTGCTCTTTCCCGGACTCATGGCTGCCCGCCTGAACATCCATGAAGAGGTTCAGGATACGGAACGGAGCGTGCGGGAGGGGCTGCTCTCCACGGCACGCCTCAATTCGGAACAATTCGACCTATGGCTGCACCAGCACATTGAGGTAATAGCCGCCCTTGCGGATACCATCCGTGACGTGCCGCTCAATTCCCCGCAGGTACGCAACGAGGTACGCGCAGCCCTGCGCTATAACGGCGAGCTGCTGCGCGTGGGCGTGGGCAACACACAGGGCAGGGGCATACTGAACTTTTCCCGCGAAGGGGAACTGAGCCTGCCCCCCGGCGGTGTGGACTATTCGGACCGGCCCTATTTTCAGGAGATCAACCGCACGCTGCTGCCTGTTGTTTCATGGGTGCCCGCCGCGCGTACAGGAAGCCCGGACCCCATCATCGTGCTCGCCGCCCCGGTGCTGCGGCAGAACGACTTCGGCGGCTTCATCAACGCGGTTGTTCCCGTGCACAGCCTCACAGGTACACTCCTCAGCCTGTTCCGCCATTCCGGCATGGGCGCGACCATTCTGGACAACCACGGCATCGTGGTCACCTCCACCAACCCGGACCGCGAATCCGGCCATGCCTTCACAGCCTTTTCGGAGCACGGCGTGGTCAGGGAACAGGGTATACAGGGAGAGCAGGCGGGCATCCGCATCTGGATGAAGGATGTCAGCCCCAACATCTCCGTCATGAACCGCTGGAAAAACTCGGTCTACTTCACGGAAATGCCGTTGGGGCACGGCGGCTGGACCATCATTGTGGAAACAACCACTGCCACGCACATGATCGCCCTGCTCAAGCTCCTGCAAAGCAGGTTGCTGCTGCTCATGTCCGTCGTGCTTGCCAGCGTTGCCCTTTCATGGGTTCTGGCGGCCATGCTGGTTAAGCCTCTGCGGCAGATAAGCGCGCTTACCACCAACCTGCCCCAAAAAATTTCCCACGGCGAGGAGCCAATCTGGCCCGACAGAACATGGATAGCCGAACCGGCGCATCTGGTGAAGAACTTCCGGCATATGTCCGATTCGTTGCGCGCCCGGTTTCAGGATATCAAGGAAAGCACAATACGCCTTGCCGCCGCCAAGGACATGGTAGAAGAAGCCAGCCGCGCCAAAAGCGAATTTCTGGCAAACATGAGCCACGAAATACGCACCCCCATGAACGGCATCATGGGCATGCTGCAAATTCTGCAATCCGAACATCCCCGCCCGGATCAGGAACGCTCTATTTCCGTGGCCATATCCTCATCCAAACGCCTCCTGCGCCTGCTCTCCGACATACTGGACCTTTCCAGGGTAGAGGCGGGCAAGCTGGAAATCCGCCATGAGCAGTTCTGCATCAGGGACGTGCTGGAAACGGTAGCCACCCTTCTGGAACCCGCAGGCGCGGAAAAGGCCCTGCACTTCTCCGTTGATCTGGACCCCGCCATCCCCCGCGCGCTTATGGGAGACAGCGTGCGCGTTCAGCAAATCCTGTTCAATCTCACGGGCAATGCCATCAAGTTCACAGAGCAGGGACACATCACCCTCTCCGCGCACCTGCTGCCATCGCCCCGCCCGGAAACGGCCCGGGTGCTCTTTTCCGTGGAAGACACAGGCCGGGGCATCCCGGATTCGCTCTTAGACAAGGTGCTGGAACCCTTCTCGCAGGCAGACGGCAACTACACCCGCATCCACGATGGCGCGGGACTGGGCCTTGCCATCGTCCGGCGTCTGGTCCGGCTCATGAACGGCAGCATGGCCGTAGAAAGTGAGGACGGAAGAGGCACCACCGTGCACGTCTGCATCACCTTCGGAATGCCGGAACAGACCTGCACAGAGAATTCTGGCAAGGAAGATTCAGGTCCAGAGGCTTCAGGCACGGTGGATTCAGGCAAGGAGACTCCCCTTCCCTGCAGCGGCCCGTTCAAAATTCTGCTGGCGGAAGATGAAGAAGTGAACGAGATGGTGGCGCGGCGGCATCTGGAACGGCTGGGGCACACCGTCACCTCCGTTTCCAACGGGCAACTGGCGCTGGAAGCGTTGCTGCGGGACGAGTTCGACCTTGTGCTCATGGACATTCAGATGCCGGTTATGGATGGCGTGCAGGCCACGCGCGCCCTGCGCACCCTGCCGGAATACTCCCGTCTGGCGCAGCTTCCCGTGGTGGTCATGACCGCCCACGCCATGAGCGGAGCGCGGGAAACCTTTCTGGAAACAGGAGCCGACGGCTACATTGCCAAGCCCTTTGAACCGGACGAACTTATCCGGACAATAGACAAAACCATGAGTCAGGCCGCAGCCCGGCCCCATGCGGAACAGGGTGCGCAGGCGGACGATACTGCGGACACGCAGGCCGATGTGAATTAA
- a CDS encoding epoxyqueuosine reductase QueH, protein MARVLLHMCCGPCAIVPVRRLQEEGHEVTGFFWNPNIHPLREYLRRREAVLDVARELGISVICKDNEYDPKLWFRAVSFREENRCFHCYALRLERAMSIARRGRFDAMTTSILYSRKQRHEMVRQLGEDMAGGGSVRFWYRDFREGWQEGIETSKNWGVYRQQYCGCLYSEGERYASELREVSGCAARSHGQEDGEDRG, encoded by the coding sequence ATGGCCCGCGTGTTGCTGCATATGTGCTGCGGACCGTGCGCCATTGTGCCCGTTCGCAGATTGCAGGAAGAAGGCCACGAGGTGACGGGGTTCTTCTGGAATCCCAACATCCACCCGCTGCGGGAGTATCTGCGGCGGCGGGAGGCCGTGCTGGACGTGGCGCGTGAACTGGGCATTTCCGTTATCTGCAAGGACAACGAGTATGACCCCAAGCTCTGGTTCCGGGCGGTAAGCTTCCGCGAGGAAAACCGCTGCTTCCACTGCTATGCCCTGCGGCTGGAGCGGGCCATGTCCATTGCCCGGCGGGGGCGTTTTGACGCCATGACCACCTCCATACTCTATTCCCGCAAGCAGCGGCACGAGATGGTGCGGCAGCTTGGTGAGGATATGGCCGGGGGCGGCAGCGTGCGGTTTTGGTACCGCGATTTCCGCGAAGGCTGGCAGGAAGGGATAGAGACCTCGAAGAACTGGGGCGTGTACCGCCAGCAGTACTGCGGCTGCCTGTACAGCGAGGGCGAACGCTACGCCAGTGAACTGCGGGAGGTTTCGGGCTGTGCCGCGCGAAGCCACGGGCAGGAGGACGGAGAGGACAGGGGCTGA
- a CDS encoding Rne/Rng family ribonuclease: MTNTPRKGKRKLYISVLPGEQVEVALAEDGEVQEYYVEMVHQAKTKGNIYKGTINNIDTNLQAAFVNYGAEKNGFLQIDEVHPEYYSAPHDPNKGRKYPLIQKVLRSGQEVLVQVVKEPTGSKGAFVTSYLSLPGRFLVLTPGRDQIGVSRKVEDDGERQRLKKLLEGLDPGENLGVIVRTVSVDQPKTSLQRDLSFLKRLWKDVRKKATTEPSPSLIYQERDLATRSIRDYLTDDVNEVWVDDDATAKSVEEFAALVFPRRGLQVRLHNNSEISLWERFSLQKQIEQIYSREVNMPSGGRLVFDQTEALMAIDINSGKIAGKTNFESMALKTNMEAATTIAQQLKLRDVGGQVVIDFIEMRDRNHWREVEKTLRQAMKNDRARHDVGKMSRFGLLQVVRQRLGSSALSISSELCPCCGGSGTRRNMEWQALQALKEILHRLTHDKLNGTLRYECNVELALYLLNHKRERLFELEQKYELRIEVTPKKD, translated from the coding sequence ATGACGAACACCCCACGTAAGGGCAAGCGCAAGCTGTACATCAGCGTGCTGCCCGGCGAGCAGGTGGAAGTGGCACTGGCCGAAGACGGCGAGGTACAGGAATATTATGTGGAGATGGTGCACCAGGCCAAGACCAAGGGCAACATCTACAAGGGAACCATCAATAACATAGACACCAACCTGCAGGCCGCCTTTGTGAACTACGGCGCGGAGAAGAACGGGTTCCTTCAGATAGACGAGGTGCACCCGGAATACTACTCCGCCCCGCACGACCCCAACAAGGGCCGCAAATATCCGCTTATTCAGAAGGTACTGCGCTCCGGGCAGGAGGTGCTGGTGCAGGTGGTCAAGGAGCCTACGGGGTCCAAGGGCGCGTTTGTCACTTCCTATCTTTCCCTGCCGGGTCGGTTTTTGGTGCTCACGCCGGGACGTGACCAGATAGGCGTTTCGCGCAAGGTGGAAGACGACGGGGAACGCCAGCGGCTGAAGAAGCTGCTGGAAGGGCTGGACCCCGGCGAGAATCTGGGCGTTATAGTGCGCACGGTGAGTGTGGACCAGCCCAAAACATCGTTGCAGCGCGACCTGAGCTTTTTGAAACGCCTGTGGAAGGACGTGCGCAAAAAGGCCACCACCGAGCCTTCGCCCAGCCTTATCTATCAGGAACGCGACCTTGCCACCCGCTCCATACGCGACTACCTGACCGATGATGTGAATGAGGTGTGGGTGGATGACGATGCCACCGCCAAGTCCGTAGAGGAATTTGCCGCGCTGGTCTTTCCCCGGCGCGGGTTGCAGGTGCGCCTGCACAACAACAGCGAGATTTCCCTGTGGGAGCGGTTCAGCCTGCAAAAGCAGATTGAGCAGATTTATTCCCGCGAGGTGAACATGCCTTCCGGCGGCAGGCTGGTCTTTGACCAGACCGAGGCGCTGATGGCCATAGACATTAACTCCGGCAAGATTGCGGGCAAGACCAATTTCGAATCCATGGCGCTGAAGACGAACATGGAAGCGGCCACCACCATTGCCCAGCAGCTTAAGCTGCGGGACGTGGGCGGGCAGGTGGTCATCGACTTCATCGAAATGCGCGACCGCAACCACTGGCGCGAGGTGGAAAAGACCCTGCGGCAGGCCATGAAGAACGACCGCGCACGGCACGATGTGGGCAAGATGAGCCGGTTCGGGCTGTTGCAGGTGGTGCGGCAGCGTCTGGGATCTTCCGCTCTGTCCATAAGCTCCGAGTTGTGCCCCTGCTGCGGCGGTTCCGGCACACGGCGTAACATGGAATGGCAGGCACTGCAGGCTTTGAAAGAGATTTTGCACCGGCTTACCCACGATAAGCTTAACGGCACGCTGCGCTACGAATGCAATGTTGAACTGGCTCTGTATCTGCTGAACCACAAGCGCGAACGACTGTTTGAACTGGAACAGAAATACGAACTGCGCATTGAGGTTACGCCCAAGAAGGATTAG
- a CDS encoding radical SAM protein: MAFTYIFGPVASSRLGRSLGLDLLGSRICSMDCLYCEVGRTDELTLLRAPYVPADVLLEELERWREGNTIFPDHVTLGGAGEPCLNSELGAIIRGCRRILPEVPVAVLTNSTLMADPAVREELALADVVLPSLDSLVEEEFNKLNRPCGGLTAAGIAESLLQFRRMFGGKIFLEILLAQGMNDSEENLALLREFVKRLGPDRVDVTTLSRPGAYPVAKPVAPEVRERWCGEFAAFCPQEREAPGSVFLRTGQRADHVERDQKTVADTVARSLRRRPQTPGQLALSLSLPLERVEHALAILLHEGIIHRAQGMTEHLDTHEPFYSCQ, from the coding sequence ATGGCGTTTACGTATATATTCGGGCCCGTGGCCTCCAGCAGGCTGGGCAGGTCGTTGGGGCTGGACCTGCTGGGAAGCCGCATCTGCTCCATGGACTGCCTCTATTGTGAGGTGGGCCGGACGGATGAGCTTACCCTTTTGCGTGCGCCCTACGTTCCCGCCGATGTACTGCTTGAAGAACTGGAGCGGTGGCGCGAAGGGAATACGATTTTTCCGGACCATGTGACCTTGGGGGGCGCGGGAGAACCGTGCCTGAACAGCGAGCTGGGAGCCATAATACGTGGCTGTCGCCGTATTTTGCCCGAGGTGCCCGTGGCCGTCCTTACCAACAGCACCCTGATGGCGGACCCGGCCGTGCGAGAAGAGCTTGCACTGGCCGATGTGGTGCTGCCCTCTCTGGATTCGTTGGTGGAGGAAGAATTCAACAAACTGAATCGCCCCTGCGGGGGGCTTACCGCAGCCGGTATCGCGGAATCGCTGTTGCAGTTCCGGCGGATGTTCGGCGGCAAAATCTTTCTTGAAATACTGCTGGCGCAGGGCATGAACGATTCGGAGGAGAATCTGGCCCTGCTCAGGGAATTTGTGAAGAGGCTCGGGCCTGACAGGGTGGATGTGACCACGCTGTCGCGCCCAGGCGCGTATCCTGTCGCCAAACCCGTTGCCCCGGAAGTGCGGGAACGGTGGTGCGGCGAGTTTGCCGCCTTTTGTCCGCAGGAGCGGGAGGCACCGGGTTCGGTGTTTCTGCGTACCGGACAACGCGCGGACCACGTGGAACGCGACCAGAAGACCGTTGCCGACACGGTGGCGCGCTCCCTGCGCCGCAGACCGCAGACGCCGGGGCAGCTTGCGCTGTCGCTGTCGCTGCCGTTGGAAAGGGTGGAACACGCCCTTGCCATTCTGCTGCACGAGGGAATTATTCATCGCGCGCAGGGCATGACCGAGCATCTGGACACGCACGAGCCTTTCTATTCCTGCCAGTAG
- a CDS encoding tRNA (adenine-N1)-methyltransferase → MPKLGELVLLVSPRGKRYMRRVEPDNDIHGTDGLLKMADIMSAGYGSIVHTHKGKPYRVQRPTLHDLVKGVKRQTQVIYPKDIGYICMKLGVGNGVKVIEAGSGSGSLTLALSWFAGERGQIHTHEAREEFMNLCRRNLDWAGVGQNVTLYHHDIANGFLVNDADALFLDVRDPWEYVRHIPAAIRPGAVCGFLVPTIDQVSSLLVELEKGPFDEVEVSELLLRGWKAVPDRMRPNDRMIAHTGFLIFCRHQEGLEQVKAQVSLGTRERKQEAARLERMAASRSEDHDIAGDDLSDADGDNGDE, encoded by the coding sequence ATGCCGAAGTTAGGTGAACTGGTACTGCTCGTAAGCCCGCGCGGCAAGCGGTACATGCGCCGCGTGGAGCCGGATAACGACATCCACGGCACCGACGGGCTGCTCAAGATGGCAGACATCATGTCCGCCGGATACGGCAGCATCGTCCACACCCACAAGGGCAAGCCATACCGTGTGCAACGCCCCACCCTGCACGACCTTGTCAAAGGCGTTAAGCGGCAGACACAGGTCATTTATCCCAAAGACATCGGCTACATCTGCATGAAGCTGGGCGTAGGCAACGGCGTAAAGGTCATAGAGGCCGGTTCCGGTTCGGGCAGCCTTACGCTGGCACTCAGCTGGTTCGCGGGTGAGCGGGGTCAGATTCACACCCACGAGGCGCGCGAAGAATTCATGAACCTGTGCCGCCGCAACCTCGACTGGGCAGGCGTGGGCCAGAACGTCACCCTCTATCATCACGATATCGCCAACGGCTTTCTGGTGAACGATGCAGACGCCCTGTTTCTGGACGTGCGCGATCCGTGGGAATACGTGCGGCACATACCCGCCGCCATCAGGCCCGGCGCGGTATGCGGCTTTCTTGTACCCACCATAGATCAGGTTTCCAGCCTGCTGGTGGAACTGGAAAAAGGCCCCTTTGACGAGGTGGAAGTTTCCGAACTGCTGCTGCGCGGCTGGAAGGCCGTGCCGGACCGCATGCGCCCCAACGACCGCATGATCGCACACACGGGCTTCCTCATTTTCTGCCGCCATCAGGAAGGGCTTGAGCAGGTCAAGGCGCAGGTTTCGCTGGGCACACGCGAACGCAAGCAGGAAGCCGCCCGGCTGGAACGCATGGCCGCAAGCCGCTCAGAAGACCACGACATTGCCGGAGACGACCTTTCCGATGCCGACGGCGATAACGGCGACGAATAG
- a CDS encoding phenylacetate--CoA ligase, producing the protein MVSHRFLPHLPEEALAEHQLAGLQWTVRHAYENSPAYRAKLRAAGVEPGGITSLDHLRSLPFTTVEDLREGYPLPLLAVPEEQVVRIHASSGTTGKRKILAYTQKDVDTFALQMARCYEIAGLTVKDRVQIAVGYGLWTAGAGFQLGSERFGALTVPVGPGNLEMQLQLMADMGTTCLCSTASMALLMAEEVERNGLRDRCRLRKVIFGAEAHSPKMRRAFEEKLGLQGSYDIAGMTEMYGPGTALECDAHDGLHYWADLFIIEILDPETLQPVPVGEVGEMVVTSLCKEAAPLIRYRTRDLSRMVPGICACGLQIPRHDHILGRSDDMIIFRGVNIYPGQIADALQRFPEAGAEYQIVLTRREGRDHLLLRLERHADAGSDTDAGLAKAVGADLHKKLMARTEVEIVDPGALPRSFGKSKRVVDMREQE; encoded by the coding sequence ATGGTCTCACATCGATTTTTGCCGCACCTGCCGGAAGAGGCGCTGGCCGAACACCAGCTTGCCGGTCTGCAATGGACCGTACGCCACGCCTATGAGAACAGCCCCGCTTACCGTGCGAAACTGCGTGCGGCGGGCGTGGAACCGGGCGGCATAACCAGCCTTGACCATCTTCGCTCTCTTCCCTTTACCACGGTGGAAGACCTGCGGGAAGGATATCCGCTGCCGTTGCTGGCCGTGCCGGAGGAGCAGGTGGTGCGTATTCACGCCTCTTCGGGCACCACGGGCAAGCGCAAGATTCTGGCCTATACGCAGAAGGATGTGGACACCTTTGCCCTGCAGATGGCGCGATGCTACGAGATTGCGGGGCTGACGGTGAAGGACCGCGTGCAGATAGCCGTGGGCTACGGCTTGTGGACGGCGGGAGCGGGGTTTCAGCTGGGCAGCGAGCGGTTTGGCGCGCTGACGGTTCCCGTGGGGCCGGGCAATCTGGAGATGCAGTTGCAGCTTATGGCGGATATGGGCACCACCTGCCTGTGTTCCACCGCGTCCATGGCGCTGCTGATGGCGGAAGAAGTGGAGCGCAACGGCCTGCGTGACCGGTGCAGGCTGCGCAAGGTTATTTTTGGCGCAGAGGCGCACAGCCCCAAGATGCGCAGGGCCTTTGAGGAAAAGCTGGGGTTGCAGGGCAGCTACGACATAGCGGGCATGACCGAGATGTATGGCCCCGGCACCGCGCTGGAGTGCGATGCCCACGACGGGCTGCACTACTGGGCGGATTTGTTTATCATAGAAATTCTGGACCCGGAAACGTTGCAGCCCGTGCCTGTGGGCGAAGTGGGTGAAATGGTGGTGACCAGCCTGTGCAAAGAGGCTGCGCCGCTCATCCGCTACCGTACACGCGACCTTTCGCGCATGGTGCCGGGCATCTGTGCCTGCGGATTGCAGATTCCCCGGCACGACCATATTCTGGGGCGTTCTGACGATATGATCATCTTCCGTGGGGTGAATATTTATCCCGGTCAGATAGCCGATGCGCTGCAGCGGTTTCCGGAGGCGGGCGCGGAATATCAGATTGTGCTCACCCGGCGCGAGGGGCGCGATCATCTGCTGCTCAGGCTGGAACGCCACGCCGATGCCGGTTCGGACACGGACGCGGGCCTTGCCAAGGCCGTGGGCGCGGACCTGCACAAAAAGCTCATGGCCCGCACCGAGGTGGAGATTGTGGACCCCGGCGCACTGCCGCGCTCGTTCGGCAAGTCGAAGCGCGTGGTGGATATGCGGGAGCAGGAATAG